The Leptospira biflexa serovar Patoc strain 'Patoc 1 (Paris)' genome includes the window TTTCTCAGCTTCATGGTCATCTTACTTTTCTTTATTACAAGCAAAGGAACAATTTTACAGCAAACAAAGTTTATGTGATGGGTTTGTTTATTTGAATCGTGCTCCCAATTTTTTGGAAAGGAAAATTGTTGGCTTACCTGGAATTACCAGTTTCGAAACAAGGATTTCCAAAGAGATAGTCCTTGATTTTCCGACGGAAGTATATCCATCAGCAGCTCAACTTTTGTCCTTAACCGATCACATCAATACAATTTATTTAACCAAAGGATCTCTCCCAAAACAAAACCAAGAAGTGGTGATTAGCGAAAGTTTTGCCAAAGCAAATGATTTAGAACCGGGGGCAGAATTATCCACGATCATTGGAGGAAAACGTGTCCTTCTCACTGTCACAGGGATTGGATTATCACCAGAATATGTGTATGTCTTTCGCCCTGGGAACCCTCTCCCAGATGACAAACACTATGGAATCTTCTGGATGAAACGAGAAGCAATTGAAGCCAATTTTAATTTTGAATCTTCTTTTAATCAGGTCATTTTCCAACTCACAAAAGATCCGTTAGCAAGAAAAAAAACATTACACGACTTAGATTTACTCCTCGATGAATACGGTGGCCTTGGTGCAAAGGAACGTAAGTTTTTACCTTCAGAATCATTTCTAAACGATGAATTTAGACAACTGAGGACAACGGCAGTTTTCCTTCCTGGAATCTTTCTTGCCATCGCCGCTTTTTTATTACACATTATCTCCAATCGTCTCATCACAAAAGAAAGAGAACAAATCGCAACCTTACGAGCATTAGGATACACTGCCATTCAAATTGTTTTCCATTATCTCAAACTCATTACCTTTATCACATCCATTAGCAGTTTGTTTGGAATTTTCATTGGTTATCTTCTTGGTAACGCGATGACAAATTTATATGGAGAATTTTATAAATTCCCCCATTTGATCCCAGTATTTCCACCTCTCCTGATATTATTTACTTTATTCTTTGGAATCTTCATTGGAGGGATAGGGACTCTTTTTTCCTTATATGGGATTATCAAATTAGACCCGGCACAAGCAATGCGCCCTGCCCCACCTGGGAAATACTCCATCGCATTTTGGGAATCATGGATCACAGATTTACAAACCATCCAAAGGATGGTACTTCGCAACTTATTCAAAAGACCCATGCGGACACTACTAACGATTCTTGGATTATCAACCTCCATCATGATCATGATCATTGGAAACTTCATCCAAGATACCGTTGGATCTCTATTGGATTTGCAGTTTAATATCATCCAACGGGAGTCGCTCACATTAACATTTCGTAATCCCATCCCTGAGTCTGTTTTATTCGAACTGAAAGAGATGGATGGAGTCTTCATTGCAGAAGGACAAAGATCCATTCCGATTAAGATGACAAAAGATAGAAAGAGTAAAGACATCCTACTCACTGGACTGCCCGATCCTTCAGAATTAAGAAAAATTCTCGGGAAAGATTTAAAACCCATTCAAATTCCGATTTCTGGAATCATGGTAAACCAAGATTTAGCAAAACGTATGGACATCCAGATTGGTGAAACGATCCAAATCGAAACCCTCGATGGTGAAAAAAAGAAACTTTCTCTCCAAGTAACTTCTTTGGCAAATGAAATCTTAGGACAAGGTGTATTCATAAATAAAGAGAATCTGAATCAAATCTTAGAGGAAGGAAAACTCATCAACACAGCATTACTCAAAACGGATCCAAACAAAGACATAGATTTAATCAAAGAATTTAAAGATGATCCATTAGTGATTGGTCTTTTTTCAAAAACAGCGATTCTAAAAGGATTTCAGGAAGTGATGCAGAGATCCTTACAATCTACCTCTGTCTTTATTTTAATTTTTACTGTCATCATTTCCATTGGTGTGATTTACAATACGGCAATGATCACTCTTTCCGAAAGGATTTATGAATTAGGGAGTCTCAGAATTTTAGGATTCACTTTAAAAGAGGTTTTTGCCATCATTGCTTGGGAATTGTCATGGCAAATTTTATGTGCCATTCCCATTGGATGTATCTTTGGATACCAAGTAGCAAATTTAATTTTAAATAGTAATGAGACAGAAGGATTCAAAATTCCTGCAACGATTTACCCTTCCACTTATTATTATTCCATTCTACTTGCATTATGCACAGCAGCCATTAGCTATTTGATTGTATTTCGGAAATTAAAAACCATGGACTTATTGAGTGTTTTAAAGGTAAGGGAATAAAATGTTGAAATTGGACTTCATAGAAATTTTAAAATCTAAGAATGCAAAAATTGGGATCGGAGTTTTACTCCTCATCGGTTTCTCTTTCCTTATCTTACGCAAAAACCCCAAACCTGTTGAGATTGCCCTTGTCACAAAAGGAACGTACCAACAAATCCTTTCCGTCCAAGGGAAATCAAAAATCAAAGAATTATATACAGTGTATTCGCCAGTGAACGGCGTGATGCGAAGAGTGGAACTCCATGCGGGTGACCAGGTGAAAAAAGGTATGACCCTCATCACAGTAGATTGGGACATTGTGAAAACAGTCAAAGCCAATACGAATGGCCAAATCTTAAAAGTATACCGAGGAAGTGCAGGTCCCGTTGCCATGGGAGAAAGGATTATCGATTACGGTGATCTTTCACAACTGGAAATCATAGCTTATATCTTAACAGAAGACATGCCGGATCTTACACTGGAAGACCCTGTGAACATTTCTGGATTTGGTGAACAAATCTTAAAAGGAAAAATAGAGAATATTGAACCTGCTGCCATTACCAAGGTATCTTCCCTTGGCGTGGAAGAACAACGAGTACCCATTTCGATCGCATTTGATCCGCCAACGGGAATGGGTGACGGATACGAATTAGAATGTAAAATCATTCTCTTCGAAAAACCAAACTCGATTCTCATACCAAGTTCAGCACTCTTCAGACAAGATGAGAAATGGGCAGTGTATACAGTTGAGAAGAAAAAAGCAACATTACGATTTGTAAACGTTGAGCACCAAAGCGAAGGGATGAGTCTCATCAAAGATGGTTTGCAAGAAGGAGAATCCATCATTCTGTATCCAGGGGATGGGATCACAAGTGGCACAAAAGTAATCGCTGAATAAAACTTATTTGCCTTTGGGAAGAGTGAAGTAAAATTTAGATCCCTTCCCTACTTCACTCTGAACAAAAATTTTCCCATGATTTTTTTCTATAAATTCCTTACAAAGGATCAAACCAAGGGTTGTGCCTCTTTCACCTAATGTTCCTGGCCTACTCTTTTGTTTGGCATCAATTTGAAAAAACGTACTTCGAATTTCATCCGAAATTCCTGTCCCAAAATCTTCCACTTGAATGGAAACTTGATCATCAATTGGTTCAGCTGAAATTTTTACCTGTCCACCTACATGAGAGTATTTGATCGCATTGGAAACCAAGTTTCGTAAGATTGTTTCTAACATATTCTCATCGGCATAAACAAAAACATCATTCGAAACTTCATTTTGAATCCGAATCCCTTTATTTTCTGTCATAAACGTAAAATAGGATATGACTGTATCCACCGATGATTTCACAGAAATATTTTCTGGTAAAAAGGATATCTCATTGGTTTGAGACCTTGCCCATGTTAATAAATTTTCGAGTAACGCATACACTTCACCTGATGATTGGTGTAAAATATTGAGATCATTTAGCATCCGTTTGGGAGACCTGGTCTCCATATCTTCTAGTAACATGCCAATGAAAGTATTCATCCCACCAATGGGACCCTTTAGATCATGGGATATGATTGAGAAAAA containing:
- a CDS encoding ABC transporter permease, with the translated sequence MIGSTLNLKLLRDLKSISLQGLTVGLVIAAGLSYFSASWSSYFSLLQAKEQFYSKQSLCDGFVYLNRAPNFLERKIVGLPGITSFETRISKEIVLDFPTEVYPSAAQLLSLTDHINTIYLTKGSLPKQNQEVVISESFAKANDLEPGAELSTIIGGKRVLLTVTGIGLSPEYVYVFRPGNPLPDDKHYGIFWMKREAIEANFNFESSFNQVIFQLTKDPLARKKTLHDLDLLLDEYGGLGAKERKFLPSESFLNDEFRQLRTTAVFLPGIFLAIAAFLLHIISNRLITKEREQIATLRALGYTAIQIVFHYLKLITFITSISSLFGIFIGYLLGNAMTNLYGEFYKFPHLIPVFPPLLILFTLFFGIFIGGIGTLFSLYGIIKLDPAQAMRPAPPGKYSIAFWESWITDLQTIQRMVLRNLFKRPMRTLLTILGLSTSIMIMIIGNFIQDTVGSLLDLQFNIIQRESLTLTFRNPIPESVLFELKEMDGVFIAEGQRSIPIKMTKDRKSKDILLTGLPDPSELRKILGKDLKPIQIPISGIMVNQDLAKRMDIQIGETIQIETLDGEKKKLSLQVTSLANEILGQGVFINKENLNQILEEGKLINTALLKTDPNKDIDLIKEFKDDPLVIGLFSKTAILKGFQEVMQRSLQSTSVFILIFTVIISIGVIYNTAMITLSERIYELGSLRILGFTLKEVFAIIAWELSWQILCAIPIGCIFGYQVANLILNSNETEGFKIPATIYPSTYYYSILLALCTAAISYLIVFRKLKTMDLLSVLKVRE
- a CDS encoding efflux RND transporter periplasmic adaptor subunit, giving the protein MLKLDFIEILKSKNAKIGIGVLLLIGFSFLILRKNPKPVEIALVTKGTYQQILSVQGKSKIKELYTVYSPVNGVMRRVELHAGDQVKKGMTLITVDWDIVKTVKANTNGQILKVYRGSAGPVAMGERIIDYGDLSQLEIIAYILTEDMPDLTLEDPVNISGFGEQILKGKIENIEPAAITKVSSLGVEEQRVPISIAFDPPTGMGDGYELECKIILFEKPNSILIPSSALFRQDEKWAVYTVEKKKATLRFVNVEHQSEGMSLIKDGLQEGESIILYPGDGITSGTKVIAE